Proteins from a single region of Paramormyrops kingsleyae isolate MSU_618 chromosome 9, PKINGS_0.4, whole genome shotgun sequence:
- the fxyd5 gene encoding FXYD domain containing ion transport regulator 5 — MRFRMRVKIQLRLYLCLSMMFVACVMEPFSSSSPTLSDQTTRITIASFTENEKDSGSGTELNTSPEEMNTESILTPPGLTVPAKMTNETANIANNDGDHDAAFVYDYSSLRHVGLFVAAVLFLMGIAVMTFGRVCRKSRCHVTSGKFYEVNRV, encoded by the exons ATGAGATTCAGGATGAGGGTCAAG ATACAGTTGAGACTTTATTTATGTTTGTCGATGATGTTTGTGG CTTGTGTTATGGAACCTTTCAGTTCCTCAAGTCCTACTTTGTCTGACCAAACTACACGGATCACCATTGCATCATTTACAG AAAATGAGAAGGATTCTGGATCTGGGACAGAATTAAATACTTCCCCTGAGGAAATGAACACTGAAAGTATTCTAACACCACCAGGGCTAACTGTGCCAG CAAAAATGACGAATGAAACAGCAAACATAGCAAATAATG ATGGCGACCATGATGCAGCTTTTGTTTACG ATTACAGTTCCCTTCGGCATGTGGGGTTATTTGTGGCTGCGGTGCTCTTCCTGATGGGAATTGCAGTGATGACGT TTGGTAGAGTGTGCCGGAAGTCTAGGTGTCACGTAACTTCGGGAAA GTTTTACGAGGTGAACAGAGTGTAA
- the LOC140592634 gene encoding uncharacterized protein, with the protein MLKLLVLCLIVKATASAVEMDETEGSADIGDDEDYVKRASLNLNSEHTGNSDKSRGDSEDGVTTIIIIVAVSTIVLILVVIGAIFLVKHYMHDQLQGMYAVPAEQAQKGTI; encoded by the exons ATGCTGAAACTGCTGGTCCTGTGTCTGATTGTCAAAGCAACTG CTTCAGCTGTTGAGATGGATGAGACAGAAGGATCAGCTGATATTG GTGACGATGAAGACT ATGTCAAAAGAGCAAGTCTTAATCTTAACTCGGAACACACTGGGAATTCCGATAAGTCAAGAGGAGACAGTGAag ACGGggtcaccaccatcatcatcattgtaGCCGTGAGCACGATTGTGCTGATATTAGTCGTGATAGGAG CAATTTTTCTGGTCAAACACTACATGCACGATCAGCTTCAAGG GATGTATGCTGTTCCAGCAGAACAAGCTCAGAAAGGGACTATCTAA